The DNA sequence TGTATGACTATATGCGACCAATTGAAGCAATGTTAGGCGGACTTTCTATGGTAAGAGAAATTCACCACATCGTTATGTGGGGCATTTTGATCTTCTTACCAATTCACATCTATATGGCAATCTTTAACTCTATTATGGGTAAAGAGGGTTCAATGGATGCGATTATTAGTGGTTATAAATTTCATAAACAACACAAACACTAAGAGAGTTTTGGCTTGAAAGTGTTGATTTTGGGCATTGGCAATGTGATGTTCTCCGACGAAGGCGTCGGAGTTCATCTTTGCCGCCTTGTTGAACAAAAGTATGCGTTTTCTTCTTCTGAACACACCCTCACATTTATTGATGGCGGTACCCTTGCAGAGAGATTAATCCCTATTATCGTTGAATATGACTATCTTATCGTTCTTGATTGTGTTGATGCCAATGATGGCGAGATCGGTGATGTTTACTTCTTCGATTTTGAAAATGTCCCTAATTCTATTACATGGCAAGGTAGTGTGCATGAAGTAGAAATGTTACAAACCCTCTCTATGATGGATTTAGTGGGAGATCGTCCTCCTACCAAAATAGTGGGCATTATTCCCGAAGTTATTGAAGATACAACGCTCCAAATGACCGATGCTGTCGTTAAAGGAAGTAGCGTTATGGAGAGCGTTTTACTGAAACATTTGGTAGAATTAGGCTTTTCATATCAGCAAATCAGCGATATTGATATCCAAAGTGTGGCAAACACATCCTGTCTGGAGGATCGATGATCTTAGCATTTGAATTTAATTATGTTTCAAATAACGGTATTTTAGAAAATTTACTGAAAGAAATCGTGAGTGATTTTGGTATTAGCCATAAGATTATTCGCAAAGAGACAATTGTAACGCTTTTTGTAGAAGCTGATGAGACAGTGTTAGGCACGTTTGCCGATACACTCTCTGCTTCTCTTCCATTATCTATCTTTTTTAAATCTTCCAGCGTGGAAGTCGTCGATGCTATGCCTAATGAGGATGAAGTAATCCCTCTTATGGCATATCGTGTTGAGTTTACGCCTAAAATATTGGCTGCGGTTGATACACCAAATTCTTCATTTTACCTCTCGCCTTTTGGAATCACATCAAATGATGCCCATTTGAAGCTTTTACAGAACAGCCAAGAGCTTTTACATGTAAAAGATGCGGCGGGTTATGAAGCGCTTTATGAAAAAGTTGCAGAACTCATTGCCGCAGGTGAAAACGTAGCTATTAAAATCAAAAATGGACATTTTGTTTTTGGAAAAATCGAGAACATAAACGCTTGTTCAAACATTAAAAAACCTGAAGTTATCGCGACAGATTTATCCGTAGTTGAACGTATGGTTGTTATTAGAGAGAATGAGATTAAAGCGCTTGCTACATTGGAGCGACCTTCAATTCGCTTAAAAGTGAATGCAATGTTTGCGCAAAAAGAGATTTTAAATACTTCGCGCATTATGTTGCATTTAGCAGACGATCTTTTACTCTATCAACTCTGTAAACGTCTTTTTGCCAAAGGGATTTTATTTCTTTTTAAAGCCTCATTGGAACAATGTAAGGCGGTCTATACTGTTGATTTTGATGTCAAACAAGAAGCATTGGAGCCTTTGGTCATTAGTGTT is a window from the Sulfurospirillum oryzae genome containing:
- a CDS encoding HyaD/HybD family hydrogenase maturation endopeptidase, with translation MKVLILGIGNVMFSDEGVGVHLCRLVEQKYAFSSSEHTLTFIDGGTLAERLIPIIVEYDYLIVLDCVDANDGEIGDVYFFDFENVPNSITWQGSVHEVEMLQTLSMMDLVGDRPPTKIVGIIPEVIEDTTLQMTDAVVKGSSVMESVLLKHLVELGFSYQQISDIDIQSVANTSCLEDR